From a region of the Streptomyces venezuelae genome:
- a CDS encoding type I polyketide synthase: protein MPLSPSTVSTTRIGEAPVANEAKLREYLKKVTTDLDEAYGRLRDIESQSHEPIAITAMSCRFPGGVRTPEELWELLSSGGDALTAFPADRGWDLDHLFSDDPDDQGTSTTREGGFLTGATAFDADFFGISPREAMAMDPQQRLLLETAWEAFERAGIDPHGLRGSQSGVFVGMNGSDYLTPLLEAPEDYAGHLGTGNASSVLSGRISYTFGLEGPAVTVDTACSASLVALHLAVQALRAGECSLAVAGGVHVMSTPGLFVEFTKQRGLSRDGRCKAFAAGADGFGPAEGVGVLLLERLSDARRNGHPVLAVVRGSAINQDGASNGLTAPNGPAQQRVIRQALANARLSADQVDVVEAHGTGTSLGDPIEAQALLATYGQDRPAERPLLLGSVKSNIGHTQAAAGVAGVIKMVLAMQQGVVPQTLHVDKPSPHVDWESGAVALLTERTAWPETNHPRRAGVSSFGFSGTNAHVIVEQAPAVDAEGVSGERERSVLPVVPVVPWVLSGKSAGALRAQAERLSAAGVAGVAGVDAVDVAWSLASTRAGLEHRAVVLGDHAAGVAAVASGSLAAGVVTGSVVGGKTVFVFPGQGSQWVGMAAELLDSSPVFAARVDECAKALEPFTDWSLVEVLRGAEHAPSLDRVDVVQPALFAVMVSLAEVWRSVGVRPGAVIGHSQGEIAAACVAGILSLEDAARVVALRSQAIGRVLAGLGGMVSVPLPAAEVRERIAPWGEARISVAAVNGPSSVVVSGEVQALEELLASCEADGIRARRIAVDYASHSAQVDLLREELSELLASVGPREAEVPFLSTVTGEWVKGPELDAGYWFRNLRQTVELEQATRTLLDRGFGVFVESSPHPVLTVGMQETVEDSGREAAVLGSLRRNEGGLDRFWLSLGEAYVRGVAVDWEAVFAGTGARRVDLPTYAFQAQLFWPEAAPVEPAALPAESAVDTRFWDAVEREDLAALAGALAFDTPDAIQSLGTVLPGLSSWRRQSREHSTVDGWRYRVAWKPSADPAEATLSGVWLVVVPEDLTGPAGDTAAAVLRTLADRGAEVRTLTVAAHATGREALKAALDGTEDPAGVLSLLALGAEGAFAAGLALSQALGDAGVAAPLWCLTRGAVAAGRADRVTDPEQALIWGLGRVASMEQGGRWGGLIDLPEQADDRALARLAGVLAGDGAEDQVAVRASGMFVRRLVRARLAETAPVREWRPAGTTLVTGGTGALGAHVARWLAGNGAEHLVLTSRRGPDAPGAAELREELAALGTEVTLAACDVADRDALAALLTDIPADRPLTAVVHTAAVLDDGVIEALTPDQVERVLRVKVDATLHLHELTRDLDLSAFVLFSSFAATFGAPGQGNQAPGNAFLDAFAEYRRAAGLPATSLAWGPWGSADGDDSEAGDRMRRHGILAMSPERTLASLQHALDRDETTLTVVDMDWKRFTLAFTADRARPLLLELPEARRAIESAERESAEDLAGGVPLTQQLAGLPEVEQQRLLLDLVRTAVAAVLGHADLTSVEAGRAFKELGFDSLTSVELRNRLGAVSGLKLPASLVFDHPTPAAVAAYLRAGIVPDAAVGGAPLLEEIDKLEAVLARGTGDNVVRARVTMRLQALLAKWNESEDPAGAQAAEGTGPATNTPAAAADASDEELFALINEGLGRY, encoded by the coding sequence ATTCCCTTGAGTCCCTCCACGGTCTCGACCACGCGAATAGGTGAAGCGCCAGTGGCGAACGAAGCAAAGCTCCGCGAATACCTCAAGAAGGTCACGACGGATCTCGACGAGGCGTACGGACGTCTGCGCGACATCGAGAGCCAGTCCCACGAGCCGATTGCCATCACGGCCATGAGCTGCCGCTTTCCCGGAGGCGTCCGCACCCCCGAGGAACTCTGGGAGCTGCTGTCCTCCGGCGGCGACGCCCTCACCGCGTTCCCCGCCGACCGGGGATGGGACCTGGACCACCTCTTCTCCGACGACCCGGACGACCAGGGCACCTCGACCACCCGCGAGGGCGGCTTCCTCACGGGCGCCACCGCCTTCGACGCCGACTTCTTCGGGATCTCCCCGCGCGAGGCGATGGCCATGGACCCGCAGCAGCGCCTGCTGCTGGAGACCGCGTGGGAGGCCTTCGAGCGCGCCGGGATCGACCCGCACGGCCTGCGCGGCAGCCAGTCCGGCGTCTTCGTCGGCATGAACGGCTCCGACTACCTCACCCCGCTGCTGGAAGCGCCCGAGGACTACGCCGGCCACCTCGGTACGGGCAACGCCTCCAGCGTCCTGTCCGGCCGCATCTCCTACACCTTCGGTCTGGAGGGCCCGGCGGTCACCGTCGACACCGCCTGCTCCGCCTCCCTCGTCGCCCTGCACCTCGCCGTGCAGGCGCTGCGGGCCGGGGAGTGCTCGCTCGCCGTCGCGGGCGGTGTGCACGTGATGTCCACCCCCGGACTCTTCGTGGAGTTCACCAAGCAGCGCGGGCTGTCCCGGGACGGCCGCTGCAAGGCCTTCGCGGCAGGAGCCGACGGATTCGGCCCGGCCGAGGGTGTGGGCGTCCTGCTGCTGGAGCGGCTTTCGGACGCCCGCCGCAACGGGCACCCGGTCCTGGCCGTCGTCCGGGGCTCGGCGATCAACCAGGACGGGGCCTCCAACGGTCTGACCGCCCCGAACGGCCCGGCCCAGCAGCGTGTCATCCGCCAGGCCCTGGCCAACGCCCGGCTCTCCGCCGACCAGGTCGACGTGGTCGAGGCGCACGGTACGGGCACCTCGCTGGGCGACCCGATCGAGGCGCAGGCGCTGCTGGCCACGTACGGGCAGGACCGGCCGGCGGAGCGGCCGCTGCTGCTGGGCTCGGTCAAGTCGAACATCGGGCACACCCAGGCCGCGGCCGGTGTGGCCGGTGTGATCAAGATGGTGCTGGCCATGCAGCAGGGCGTGGTCCCGCAGACCCTGCACGTGGACAAGCCGTCGCCCCACGTGGACTGGGAGTCGGGCGCGGTGGCACTGCTCACGGAGCGGACCGCCTGGCCGGAGACGAACCATCCGCGGCGTGCGGGTGTGTCGTCGTTCGGTTTCAGTGGGACGAACGCGCACGTGATCGTGGAGCAGGCTCCGGCGGTCGATGCGGAGGGTGTGTCGGGGGAGCGGGAGCGTTCGGTTCTGCCGGTGGTGCCGGTGGTGCCGTGGGTGCTGTCGGGGAAGAGCGCGGGTGCGTTGCGGGCGCAGGCGGAGCGGCTTTCGGCTGCCGGTGTGGCCGGTGTGGCCGGTGTGGATGCGGTGGATGTGGCGTGGTCGTTGGCGTCGACGCGTGCGGGGCTGGAGCACCGTGCGGTGGTGCTGGGTGACCATGCGGCGGGTGTGGCGGCTGTGGCGTCGGGGTCGCTGGCCGCGGGTGTGGTGACCGGGTCGGTGGTCGGTGGGAAGACGGTGTTCGTGTTCCCGGGTCAGGGCTCGCAGTGGGTGGGCATGGCTGCGGAACTGCTCGATTCCTCGCCGGTGTTTGCTGCCCGAGTGGATGAGTGTGCGAAGGCGCTGGAGCCCTTCACCGACTGGTCGTTGGTTGAGGTCCTCCGGGGTGCCGAGCATGCCCCTTCTCTGGACCGGGTGGATGTGGTGCAGCCGGCGCTGTTCGCGGTGATGGTGTCGCTTGCGGAGGTGTGGCGTTCGGTTGGTGTCCGTCCGGGTGCGGTGATCGGTCACTCGCAGGGCGAGATCGCGGCAGCGTGTGTGGCGGGGATCTTGTCGCTGGAGGACGCGGCCCGTGTGGTGGCGTTGCGTAGTCAGGCGATCGGTCGGGTGCTGGCGGGGCTGGGTGGCATGGTGTCCGTGCCGCTGCCGGCTGCTGAGGTCCGGGAGCGCATCGCGCCTTGGGGTGAGGCACGGATTTCCGTTGCCGCCGTCAACGGTCCCTCCTCGGTGGTCGTCTCCGGCGAAGTCCAGGCCCTGGAGGAGCTGCTCGCTTCCTGTGAGGCGGACGGCATCCGGGCCAGGCGGATCGCGGTGGACTACGCGTCGCATTCCGCGCAGGTGGACCTGCTGCGGGAGGAGCTGTCCGAGCTGCTGGCTTCGGTCGGCCCGCGCGAGGCGGAGGTGCCGTTCTTGTCGACGGTGACGGGGGAGTGGGTCAAGGGGCCGGAGCTGGATGCCGGTTACTGGTTCCGCAACCTGCGCCAGACCGTCGAACTGGAGCAGGCCACCCGCACCCTCCTGGACCGGGGCTTCGGTGTTTTCGTCGAGTCGAGCCCGCACCCGGTGCTGACCGTCGGTATGCAGGAGACCGTGGAGGACAGCGGTCGCGAGGCGGCCGTCCTCGGGTCGCTGCGCCGCAACGAGGGCGGTCTGGACCGGTTCTGGCTCTCGCTCGGTGAGGCGTATGTCCGTGGTGTTGCTGTGGACTGGGAGGCGGTGTTCGCGGGGACGGGGGCCCGTCGGGTCGACCTGCCCACCTACGCCTTCCAGGCGCAGCTGTTCTGGCCCGAGGCGGCCCCCGTCGAGCCGGCGGCCCTCCCTGCGGAGAGCGCGGTCGACACCCGCTTCTGGGACGCCGTCGAACGCGAGGACCTCGCCGCCCTGGCCGGGGCCCTGGCCTTCGACACCCCCGACGCCATCCAGTCGCTCGGCACGGTCCTGCCCGGCCTCTCCTCCTGGCGGCGCCAGAGCCGGGAGCACTCCACCGTCGACGGGTGGCGCTACCGCGTCGCCTGGAAGCCTTCCGCCGACCCGGCAGAGGCCACGCTCTCGGGTGTCTGGCTGGTCGTCGTGCCCGAGGACCTCACCGGCCCGGCCGGGGACACCGCAGCCGCCGTCCTGCGTACCCTCGCCGACCGCGGCGCGGAGGTCCGTACGCTCACCGTCGCCGCCCACGCCACCGGCCGCGAGGCCTTGAAGGCCGCCCTCGACGGCACGGAGGACCCCGCCGGGGTCCTGTCCCTCCTCGCCCTTGGAGCCGAGGGGGCCTTCGCCGCAGGGCTCGCGCTGTCCCAGGCGCTCGGTGACGCGGGCGTGGCCGCCCCGCTGTGGTGCCTCACCCGGGGCGCGGTGGCCGCCGGGCGGGCAGACCGGGTCACGGATCCGGAGCAGGCCCTGATCTGGGGCCTGGGCCGGGTCGCCTCCATGGAGCAGGGGGGCCGTTGGGGTGGTCTGATCGACCTGCCGGAGCAGGCCGACGACCGGGCCCTCGCCCGGCTCGCCGGGGTCCTGGCCGGTGACGGGGCCGAGGACCAGGTCGCCGTACGTGCCTCGGGCATGTTCGTACGTCGTCTCGTACGGGCCCGGCTCGCGGAGACGGCCCCGGTACGTGAGTGGCGGCCGGCCGGCACCACCCTGGTGACCGGCGGCACCGGCGCGCTCGGCGCGCACGTCGCCCGCTGGCTGGCGGGCAACGGCGCCGAGCACCTGGTCCTGACCAGCCGCCGCGGCCCCGATGCCCCCGGCGCGGCCGAACTCCGCGAGGAACTCGCCGCGCTCGGCACCGAGGTCACCCTCGCCGCCTGCGACGTCGCCGACCGCGACGCCCTCGCCGCACTCCTCACCGACATCCCCGCCGACCGGCCGCTGACCGCCGTCGTGCACACCGCCGCCGTCCTCGACGACGGCGTCATCGAGGCCCTCACACCCGACCAGGTCGAGCGCGTCCTGCGGGTCAAGGTGGACGCCACGCTCCACCTGCACGAGCTGACCCGTGACCTCGACCTGTCGGCGTTCGTCCTCTTCTCCTCCTTCGCCGCCACCTTCGGCGCACCCGGCCAGGGCAACCAGGCCCCGGGCAACGCCTTCCTGGACGCCTTCGCCGAGTACCGGCGCGCCGCCGGGCTGCCCGCGACCTCCCTCGCCTGGGGTCCATGGGGCAGTGCCGACGGGGACGACAGCGAGGCGGGCGACCGCATGCGCCGTCACGGCATCCTGGCGATGTCGCCCGAGCGGACCCTGGCCTCGCTCCAGCACGCGCTGGACCGCGACGAGACCACCCTGACCGTCGTCGACATGGACTGGAAGCGGTTCACGCTCGCCTTCACCGCCGACCGGGCGCGGCCCCTGCTCCTGGAACTGCCGGAGGCCCGCCGCGCCATCGAGAGCGCGGAGCGGGAGTCCGCCGAGGACCTGGCCGGGGGAGTGCCGCTCACCCAGCAGCTCGCCGGGCTGCCCGAGGTCGAGCAGCAGCGCCTGCTGCTCGACCTGGTCCGTACCGCCGTGGCTGCCGTCCTGGGCCACGCCGACCTGACCTCCGTCGAGGCGGGCCGGGCCTTCAAGGAACTGGGCTTCGACTCCCTCACCTCCGTGGAGCTGCGCAACCGGCTCGGCGCGGTGAGCGGGCTCAAACTGCCGGCCAGCCTCGTCTTCGACCACCCCACCCCGGCCGCTGTCGCCGCCTACCTGCGCGCCGGGATCGTGCCCGACGCGGCGGTGGGCGGGGCACCGCTGCTGGAGGAGATCGACAAGCTGGAGGCGGTGCTGGCCCGGGGGACCGGGGACAACGTCGTACGGGCCCGGGTGACGATGCGGCTGCAGGCGCTGCTGGCGAAGTGGAACGAGAGCGAGGACCCGGCCGGTGCGCAGGCCGCCGAGGGCACGGGCCCGGCCACGAACACGCCCGCGGCGGCGGCCGACGCCAGCGACGAGGAACTCTTCGCACTCATCAACGAAGGCCTCGGCCGTTATTGA